The segment ACTTCACTGTGGCGAACTCTCAAGCTCGTGACATCGTCGAACAAGCGATGCCAAGGCTTAGAGAAATGCTAGCGCAACAAGGTATGCAGTTGAGTGACTCCTCGGTACAACAGCAAGCCTCAGGACAGCAGCAAGGACGTTATGCAAGCCATGAACAAGGTGGATCTGGTCAAGGTAACAACAATCAGCACTTCGATGGGCAAGAAAACCTTGAAGCGGACGTCAAACTTGATTTGAATGTGGCATCAAAGCGTGATGGAATCAGCTATTACGCTTAAACTATGCCATTGTGTATAAGTTAATGGATTGATTGGTTAGAGAATTTTGGATTATGGCAGAAGAAATTGAAAACGAAGCGCCTAAAGGCAAAGGCAAACTGATCATTATAATCGTTGCGGTACTGGTGCTCTTAGTTGGTGGTGGCGCAGCTGCGTTTTTCATGATGGGCTCAAGTGAGACGGCTCCGACTGCCGCAGCAACTCAAAGTGCGGCAGCTCCGGCAGAATTGCCGGTTTCTTACGTTAGTATCCCTCAGCCATTTTTGTTTAATGTCACGGGTGATAAGAAAGATCGCCTAGTGCAAATCAACGTGCAATTAATGGTGCGTGGTGTCGAGAATGAAAACCTCGCTCGCTACCATTCCCCTTTGATTGAAAGTTCACTTTTGGCAACCTTTGCTTCCGCGACGGTTGAACAACTACGCAGTGCCAATGGTCGCGTAGAATTGCGCCAAAAAGCGACCGAAGATATTAAAGCGAGCTTGAATCGCGCAGTAGGGCAGCCGGTGATTGAACGCGTGCTGTTTACTGACTTTGTTATTCAGTAGGAATTAGTGTGACCGATCTATTAAGCCAAGACGAAATTGATGCGCTACTGCATGGGGTAGACGATGTTGATGACGTCGATGATGAAGAGGTCGTCGGTGGTCGTGATGCAGTAGACTTTGACTTCTCTTCACAAGACCGCATCGTTCGTGGTCGCATGCCGACCCTTGAACTTATCAACGAGCGTTTTGCCCGCCACATGCGCATTAGCTTGTTTAACATGCTGCGTAAAACGGCAGAAGTGTCGATTAACGGCGTGCAGATGATGAAGTTCGGTGAATACCAGAACACCTTGTATGTACCGACCAGCTTGAACATGGTGCGTTTTAGACCATTGAAAGGTACCGCTTTGATCACTATGGAAGCACGCTTGGTGTTTATCTTAGTGGAAAACTTCTTTGGCGGTGATGGTCGCTTCCATGCGCGTATTGAAGGGCGTGAATTTACCCCAACTGAACGCCGTATTATTCAACTGCTGTTGAAAATTGTATTTGAAGATTACAAAGAAGCTTGGTCGCCAGTGATGGGGGTGGATTTTGAGTATCTCGACTCAGAAGTGAACCCAAGCATGGCGAACATCGTTAGCCCGACAGAAGTGATCGTAGTCAGTTCATTCCACATCGAAGTCGATGGCGGTGGCGGTGACTTCCATATGGTGATGCCGTATTCCATGGTGGAGCCTATCCGTGAACTGCTTGATGCCGGTGTCCAGTCAGACAAAATGGAAACGGATGTTCGTTGGAGTTCCGCTCTGCGTGAAGAAATTATGGATGTTCCGGTCAACTTCCGGGTTGATTTGTTGGAAAAAGAGATCTCGTTGCGCGACTTAATGGAGTTGCAGCCAGGTGACATTATTCCGATTGATATGCCTGAACACGCGGTGATGTTTGTTGAAGAACTGCCAACTTATCGCGTGAAAATGGGACGCTCTGGCGAAAAACTAGCGGTACAAGTGTCCGAAAAAATTAGACGCCCAGATGTGGTGAAAACCGACATCGCTTTCCTCGGTAAAGATGTGCTCTCCGAGTTAGAGCGCGATGATGGCGAAATTGAAGATTAAGCGAGAAAATAGGTATTAGGTATGGAACCAAGTGACGATCAAAAACTAGCCGACGAATGGGCGGCAGCGTTAGGTGAAGATCCAAGTGCGCCAAGCATTGATGTTGATGAAGTGATGGCAGCGCAGTTAGATGAATTGCAAGATACCTCATCGCCAATTTCTGAAGATGAACGTCGTAAGCTTGATACGATTCTCGATATCCCAGTAACGATTTCGATGGAAGTGGGTCGTTCTCAAATCAGTATTCGTAATCTACTGCAACTAAACCAAGGTTCGGTGGTTGAACTAGAGCGCCTTGCTGGTGAATCTCTCGATGTATTGGTTAACGGTACGCTTATCGCCCATGGTGAAGTGGTTGTGGTGAACGATAAGTTTGGTATTCGTTTGACTGACGTGATCAGCCAAACCGAGCGAATTAAGAAACTTAGGTAGCCTATGAAGCCGAATTTATTATGGCTACTGATGTTATCTCCTACTGCAATGGCGGCGCCTTCAGCGCCGTCTAGCCAGCTTGATTGGGCGACCACGTTTGGGTCGCTCTTGTTCGTTATAGCCCTGATTTTGTTTTTGGCTTGGGTGCTAAAGCGTATGCGCGTGCCCTCAATGACCAATCAAAAAGGACTCAGTGTCGTACGTCAAATCGCCGTAGGGACACGTGAACGCGTGGCGATTATTCAAGCTGGAGAAGAGCAGTTTCTGGTTGGGATCACACCACAATCAATTCAATTGATCGCCAAACTGGAAAAACCATTGTCTCAGGAGGAGCTGGCAGCCAGTCCATTTGCAAATCAACTGACTCAGCTAATGAAAAAGAATGACAAGAACTAATCGTTCGGTGGCTAAGCACTTTACGTCACTGCTGTTGGCTTTAATGGTGTCGATGATGTCGGCATTTGCCTCTGCAACACAAGAGCTGGAAACCCCGATAAACAGTGCCGCTCCTTCGAGCTCTGTCACCGTATCTGCTATGGAGCGAGAGCAGGGCGCAGCGAAAACCATCTCCACCGGTACTATTACGGGGGGCGGTGGCGGCATCCCTGCATTTACCGTCACGACCAATACTGACGGCACTGAAGACTATTCCGTTAATTTACAGATCTTAGCTTTGATGACCATGCTCGGCTTCTTGCCAGCCATGGTGATTTTGATGACATCGTTTACCCGTATTGTGGTGGTGATGTCGATTTTACGTCAGGCAATGGGTTTGCAGCAGACACCATCAAACCAAGTGATTATTGGTATTGCGATGTTTCTCACCTTCTTCATTATGTCGCCGGTGATCAACAAGGTAAATGAGACGGCGGTTCAACCTTATATTAATGAGCAAATCTCAGCTCGAGAAGCGTTTGATTTAGCGCAGATCCCAATGCGCGACTTTATGTTGAAACAGACGCGAGTTAAAGACTTGGAAACCTTTGTGAATATTTCCGGGTCAACGGCGACCAGTCCAGAAGAGGTGTCAATGGCGGTATTGATCCCAGCGTTTATTACCTCTGAGCTGAAAACCGCGTTCCAAATTGGCTTTATGCTGTTCTTGCCATTTTTGATTATCGATTTGGTGGTGGCGTCGGTGCTAATGGCAATGGGTATGATGATGTTGTCACCGATGATTGTCTCTTTGCCATTTAAGTTGATGCTCTTTGTACTCGTTGATGGGTGGAACTTGATTCTCTCCACCTTGGCCGGCAGTTTTGCCTTGTAGCGGGAGAAAATTATGACTCCTGAAATGTTTGTGGAATTGTTTCGTGATGCACTGTGGATGGTTCTTATCATGGTGTGTGCGATTGTTATTCCCAGTCTGTTGATTGGTTTGGTCGTGGCGATTTTTCAAGCGGCAACCTCAATCAACGAACAGACACTGAGCTTTTTACCTCGTTTGGTGGTGACATTACTCGCCTTGATGTTCTTTGGTCATATGATGACGCAAATGATGACGGAGTATTTCTATTCCATCATCGAACGTCTGCCACAAGTGCTGTACTAGGCTCGTCAATGGAATATCCAGCGCATATCGTACTTGAGTGGATCGCCAACTACTTTTGGCCTTATACCCGCATAGCAGCCATGTTAATGGTGATGTCGGTTACGGGTGCGCGGTTTGTGCCTAACCGCGTGCGATTGTATCTCGGTTTAGCGATTACACTCGCGGTTATGCCAGCGATACCTAAGGTCCCTGAGAGTATTGAATTGCTCTCGTTTGAGGGCTTTATGGTGTTGTTTGAACAGATTGTGATTGGCGTAGCGATGGGCACTGTGACCCAGTTTATGATCCAGATCTTTGTCATTTTAGGTCAAATACTGGGTATGCAATCAAGCTTAGGTTTTGCCTCAATGGTTGACCCAGCCAACGGTCAAAATACTCCGTTGCTTGGTCAATTGTTTATGTTTTTAGCGACGATGTTTTTTTTGGCTACTGATGGGCATTTGAAAATGTTGATGCTGGTGGTGATGAGCTTTAAATCGTTACCGATTGGTGTCGGCTCATTAACGGCGGTGGATTTTCGTGAGCTAGCATTGTGGCTTGGAACCATGTTCCAGTTTGCGCTGAGTATGTCACTATCAGGCATTATTGCGCTGTTAACGATTAACTTGTCGTTTGGTGTCATGACCCGTGCAGCGCCGCAGTTAAATATTTTCTCGTTAGGTTTTGCCTTCGCTTTGATCGTCGGCTTGTTATTGTGTTGGTACATCCTTGGTGGTTTGTTTACCCACTACGAGTTGATTTGGCTAGAAGGCGAACAACAAATTTGTCGTTTTATTCGTTTGGACTGCTAGTCCTTAAATTGAACCGATAGACAGGAGACTGCTTTGGCAGAATCAGACGGTCAAGAACGTACCGAAGACGCCACGCCCAGGCGCTTGCAACAGGCTCGAGAAAAAGGGCAGGTTGCAAGGTCAAAAGAGTTAGCGTCGGTTTCGGTATTAGTGGTGGGTTCAATCGCCTTGATGTGGTTTGGCGAGGGGTTAGCGTACGCGTTATATCGGATTATGCAGCGACTATTCGATCTCTCCCGTGAAGAAGTGTTCGACCAAACCAAACTGTTTGATATCGCGTTGGGTTCGATGGGCGCACTTATTTTGCCACTACTGTTGATTTTGTTGGTGTTGTTTATTGCGGCACTGGTTGGCGCAGCGGGCGTCGGAGGGGTGAGCTTTTCAACCGAAGCGGCGATGCCAAAATTGTCGAAAATGAATCCACTCAGTGGTTTAAAACGCATGGTTGGCATGCAAAGCTGGGTCGAGTTGATTAAGTCTATCCTTAAAGTCACTCTCGTCTCAGGCATGGCGTTTTATCTGATTAATGCCGCCAAAGAAGATCTGTTCCAGCTCAGTTTGGATGTCTATCCACAAAACATCTTTCACGCCTTAGATATTCTGCTCAACTTTATTCTATTAATCAGTTGTTCACTGTTGATCGTGGTGGCTATCGATATTCCATTCCAGATCTGGCAACACGCGAACCAATTAAAAATGACCAAGCAGGAAGTAAAAGACGAATACAAAGAGACCGAAGGTAAGCCGGAAGTGAAAGGTCGTATTCGGATGCTCCAACGCGAAGCGGCGCAACGACGCATGATGGCAGAAGTACCGCAAGCTGACGTTATTATTACCAACCCGGAGCACTTCTCAGTCGCGCTGCGTTATGACCAAAGTAAAGATCGCGCACCAGTCGTCGTTGCTAAAGGGGTCGATCACATGGCGATGAAAATCCGGGAAGTGGCGCGAGAGCACAATATTTATATCGTACCCGCACCACCATTGGCTCGATCGCTCTATCATTCGACTGAACTTGAGCAAGAGATCCCTGATGGGCTATTTACTGCCGTTGCTCAAGTACTGGCGTATGTATTCCAGCTTAAGCAATACCGCAGAAAAGGTGGTCAGCGTCCAAATCTAAAAGCGTCAGAGCTACCGATCCCGCCGGACTTGAGGCAATAACCGCATAGATAACGGACTCGGGAACGCATTCGCTTACGGAACGCTCGGTTCCTCCTCGCTTAAGGAATGAATCTCAACACTCTTGCTTAGTAAACAAGACCGGGCAAAATTATCCGTTATCCGTTATCCGTTATCCGTTATCCGTTATCCGTTATCCGTTATCCGTTATCCGTTATCCGTAGCACGGCGACCCACGCCGTGCGTTCCCGCATCCCAAATCTCGAATCCGAGAAGCTTTGCTTCTCTATTTCTCAGGTATCGACAACAACACCAAAAGCGCACCATCACCACCAAACTCTAGTGGCGCTTGGTGGAACGCCATTACATCAGGATGTTGAGCCAGCCAAAGTGGCGCTTTTTGTTTAAGAATATGCTTGCCGATACCGTGCTGAACGCACGCACAATGCACTTCGTTTTTGATACAATAGGCAATCATTGCCCCCAACTCGCGTTTGGCTTCTTGTTGGGTCATACCGTGCATATCGAGAAATACGTCAGGAACGTAAACGCCGCGACGTAATCTCTTTACTTCATAGGTAGATACGTCATCACGGGCATAACGAGTTGGTCCCTCTTCGCTAAGAAGTGGCACAAACTCGTCAGAGAAATAGAACTCAGCGTCACTGCTTTCGCGCGCAGAGCGTTTTATTTCTTTTTGCTTAGTATTTTTTTTTGGTTGCTGGACTATGGTATCCTGTGGCAACTTTTTTACGCCTTGTACTGCATCCCTAAATAGGGCGAAATCGTCGTCGGCATCGATGTCTTTTTTACTCATGGGATAAACTTTGATGTTAATTTCAGCATCACTAATTTGCATTGGCAGTATTGTAGCGCTTTTCGGAGACAATTTTGGATAAGATTTTTGTAGAAGAAGCGGTATCGGAACTCCATACCCTTCAAGATATGATCCGCTGGACAGTGAGCCGCTTTAACGCAGCGAACCTGTTTTACGGTCACGGTACAGATAACGCGTGGGATGAAGCGGTTCAGCTGATCCTGCCAACCCTTTATCTACCAATTGATGTGCCTCCACATGTGCTTAACTCACGCCTAACAACCAGCGAGCGCATGCGTATCGTTGAGCGCGTGGTAAAACGCATTAATGAGCGTACGCCAACTGCTTACCTAACCAACAAAGCTTGGTTCTGTGGATTAGAATTTTTTGTTGATGAGCGCGTATTAGTGCCACGTTCACCAATCGGTGAACTCATCCAAGCTGAATTCCAACCATGGCTAGTTGAAGAGCCTGTGCGCATTATGGATCTATGTACGGGCAGTGGCTGTATTGCGATCGCGTGTGCGCATGCGTTCCCAGACGCAGAAGTGGATGCGATTGATATATCGACTGACGCACTGCAAGTTGCGGAACAGAACATTCAAGATCACGGTATGGAACAGCAAGTTTTCCCTATCCGTTCAGATCTATTCCGTGATTTAGAGAAAGAGAAGTACAACATTATCGTGACTAACCCACCATATGTTGATGCGGAAGATATGAATAGTCTGCCAGAAGAGTTCACTCACGAGCCTGAACTGGGTCTAGCGGCGGGCACTGACGGTCTTAAACTGGTACGTCGTATTCTGGCTAATGCACCGGATTACCTAACAGAGCAAGGTATCCTTGTTTGTGAAGTAGGTAACTCTATGGTGCACATGATGGAACAGTACCCACACATTCCATTTACGTGGCTAGAGTTTGAAAACGGTGGTCACGGCGTATTTATGCTAACTCGCGATCAGCTAGTTGAGTGTGCAGAAGATTTTAAACTGTACATCGACTAATGTGAGCCGATACTCAGTTGTTCAACGCCATGCTTATGCATGGCGTTTTTGTTATTAGTGGCAAGGAAAAAGGCTAAATTTGTTGCGAATTGGGGGTTTACATCAATTCGTAATCAAGCGACTATGAAAACACGAATAACAGGAAGGAAGGCTGTAAACAGGTCATTTACAGCGACATAATTGGGGAAGCAATGGCAGGAAATAGTATCGGACAACATTTTCGAGTGACGACATTCGGAGAAAGTCACGGTATCGCACTAGGATGTATCGTTGACGGCTGCCCTCCGGGGTTAGAAATTTCAGAAGAAATGATTCAAGTGGATTTGGACCGTCGCCGTCCTGGCACTTCTCGTTATACCACTGCGCGTCGTGAACCCGATCAAGTTAAGATTTTATCTGGTGTGTTTGAAGGTAAAACCACTGGCACATCGATCGGTTTGTTAATTGAAAACACCGATCAACGCTCAAAAGATTACTCGGATATCAAAGATAAATTTCGTCCGGGGCATGCGGATTACACTTACCATCAAAAATATGGTGTGCGCGATTATCGTGGTGGCGGTCGTTCGTCAGCACGTGAAACGGCAATGCGTGTTGCGGCGGGAGCGATTGCTAAGCAGTACTTGAAACAAGAATTTGGTGTCGAGATCCGCGCTTATCTATCACAGATGGGTGATGTCGCGATTGAGAAAGTGGATTGGAACGAGATTGAAAATAATCCATTCTTTAGCCCAGATGTCGACAAAGTGGAAGCGTTTGACCAACTGATCCGCGATTTGAAAAAACAAGGTGACTCGATTGGTGCCAAGATCCAAGTCGTCGCAACCAATGTGCCAGTCGGGCTTGGTGAGCCGGTATTTGATCGTCTTGATGCGGACATTGCTCATGCACTAATGAGCATCAACGCGGTTAAAGGCGTTGAAATCGGGGATGGTTTTGATGTGGTCAGCCAAAAGGGCAGTGAGCACCGTGATACGCTTTCGCCACAAGGCTTCGGCAGTAACCATGCTGGTGGTATTTTAGGTGGCATCTCGACGGGACAAGATATCGTTGCCAATATTGCACTTAAACCAACCTCAAGTATTACCGTTCCCGGAGAAACGATTGATCGTCAAGGTCAGCCGACGGAGCTCATCACTAAAGGTCGTCACGATCCTTGCGTGGGTATTCGCGCGGTGCCCATCGCTGAAGCAATGCTGGCGATTGTTGTGATGGATCATTTGCTGCGTCATCGCGGTCAAAACCATGGCGTGACAACGGAAACGCCACGCATCTAACGCTACCGCGATGTAAACAGCTAAAATGTAAAAAGCCAATCCGAGGATTGGCTTTTTTGATCTTGATGGGTTGCCCATAGCGAAATGCGTTTAGTGTAGCGGCTCTTCACTTTCCAAATGGAATGAAGGTAAACGCCATTTAAAGCGTACTGCAGCCATACGTAGTAGATAACCCACCACAAGGGTCGTAATGGTTGCTGTAACATCATCAATACCAAATTCCAGCAACAACAGATAAAGACCAGAGGCAACTAGGGCGACTGAAGCATACAGTTCTTCATGCAAAACCAACGGTGTTTGGCGACAGATCAAGTCACGCAGTAGACCACCGAATACACCAGTTACCAAAGCAGAAACCATGCAGATGCCAGGGTGCAGACCCATGCCCATTGCTACTTTAGTACCAATGATACTGAATACGATCAGACCGAGAGCATCAAGGCGAATAAACAACCCTTTGAGTTTGATGACCCATTTTGCCAAGCCAGTAGTTAACACACCAGCGATACACGTAATCGCTAAAAATTCAGGGTTTTTTACCCATCCAAGTGGGTAATGACCAAGCAGAATGTCACGCACTGTGCCGCCACCGATCGCGGTTGCACTTGCAACTAACATCACACCAAACCAGTCCATTTTACGACGACCAGCACTAAGGGCTCCGGTCATCGCTTCTGCTGTAATACCAATAATGTATAACACGCTCAGTAGCATAACGATTACTCGACTAAATCAAGGGGGAGATAGACACGGTTACTCACCTGTGATCACGAAAATATTGCTGATGCAATTCTCAGTGAGGCAGGTATAGGAAACCCCATCTTATAAAACGGATAGGCGAGTGTAGTGGTTGTGAAGGCAAAAGGCGAATGAGTTTTGTTGGTCGCGAAAACGTTTTTCAGATAATTTTTTCTAATGTCATTAGCGAAAGTAGGGAATTGCAATGACGAAGAAATGTGAGAGAATGCCTGCGCTGTAACCGATTTTACTATAAAGCGACCATGACACACGATTACCAAGATCTTATCAAAATCTTTAATGACACTTTTTACACCAGCTTTAATACCAAATTGGAGCTAGGTGGTGATGAGCCAATTTATCTACCGGCGGATGAGCAGTTCGATTACCACCGGATTATTTTTGCCCGAGGTTTCTACGCGTCGGCGCTGCATGAAATTGCGCACTGGTGTGTGGCGGGACCTGAGCGTCGTTTACTGGAAGATTTTGGTTACTGGTATGAACCTGATGGGCGCACTGCGCAAGTTCAAGCTGAATTTGAAAAAGTAGAAATTCGCCCGCAAGCTTATGAGTGGATTTTAGCGCTGAGCGCAGGATTTCCATTTAATGTTAGCTGCGATAACTTAAATGGTGATTTCGAACCAGATCGATTAGCGTTTATGGGGAAAGTACACGCTGAAGTGCTGTCAATTCTTGAACAAGGCATTCCACCGCGAGTGAAAATGCTCTCTGAGGCGATGCGATCTTTTTATCAAGTTGCGCCACTGACTGCTGAGATGTTTCAAGTTAAGTAATACCAATCAGCATAAGTCTTTGATCATTCTTGCTGATTAAAATCGCTGATAACGTTGTTGCAGATTTTGTAATTAGAATAACTAGTTAGCGGCAATCTGCGCCTAGTTCTAAGCGATTTTCCTTGCGCAATTTTCTGACCCCTTACTTATCCTGATTGGCATAAGCATTGAAATTGATGAGAGAACCGAGCCCCCTATTTTGTGTATCAAGTAGGGGGTTCGGTTGGTTTTTGGCTTTCCGTTATGGGATAAGCCAAGTACTTTGCGCTTGGTTGTCATACTGCCAAGTGAAAGTAAGTGGATTGCTGCCTGCCTCCATTGGCGTCACTTCTGCGATCAGTGACAGCTGGTGGTTAGGCAGCAGCAATTCGAATTTACCGATACCGTCGTCTAGGCTCGCTTTGGTAAAGCAGCTATCGTAATCAATTTTTTGCCCGTTATTTGGGCATATCACGATATACGCTTGTTTACCTGATAGTTGAGTTAAATTTACGTCGATAGTTAATTGATAAGTGGATGACAAGGTATTGTCACTGGCAACCACAATGTCAGACATTGCTCGGGTTGGAGCGCTGGGCGCTGCTGCTGAGCCGCCTCCATTATCACTACTACCGCCGCCGCCCCCCCCACAGCCGACAAGAACAAGGGTAAACATACCTGTTAGTAACCATTGAGTTTGCATTTTCATTATGTTTCTCCTCGCCCTAGTCGTAGTAGACATTGTTTTCGTCAATGTGATCGTTACTGGTATCACTGCTGGTGCGATTGTCTTTTTCTTCTTCCGTGGCGAGATACCATGTTGGGTAAGTTTGCCCAGTCGCATCGCCTGCAAAATCAGCAAAGTATCGATAGGCTTGCAAGATGTTAATCTGCTCCAGTGGATGCTGCCAATCTAGTGGGATCTCAATTGCCCAAGGTAAACCGTTGGCAGTGTGGAAGTGAGTTTGATCACCATCGGAAGCATCAATACCACGCGATTTGTATTCAGTATTGAATTTGCTGGTCGGTGCTTGGTTTTTGAGGTGGATTTCTAGCCCACGACCTGGGTAGCCACCACTGACCTCTAGACCAATATCACCATAGTAGTGACCGGGCGCTGCGAAGATAAATGGGTCATAAGGAAAAGCGGGCATGGTACTATTGTCAATCGCATTGCGCATTGTGACGGTTAACTGCCAAGTCGCACGGTAGTTGGTTCCGCAATTAGTTTGGGTGCG is part of the Vibrio ponticus genome and harbors:
- the fliL gene encoding flagellar basal body-associated protein FliL; amino-acid sequence: MAEEIENEAPKGKGKLIIIIVAVLVLLVGGGAAAFFMMGSSETAPTAAATQSAAAPAELPVSYVSIPQPFLFNVTGDKKDRLVQINVQLMVRGVENENLARYHSPLIESSLLATFASATVEQLRSANGRVELRQKATEDIKASLNRAVGQPVIERVLFTDFVIQ
- the fliM gene encoding flagellar motor switch protein FliM: MTDLLSQDEIDALLHGVDDVDDVDDEEVVGGRDAVDFDFSSQDRIVRGRMPTLELINERFARHMRISLFNMLRKTAEVSINGVQMMKFGEYQNTLYVPTSLNMVRFRPLKGTALITMEARLVFILVENFFGGDGRFHARIEGREFTPTERRIIQLLLKIVFEDYKEAWSPVMGVDFEYLDSEVNPSMANIVSPTEVIVVSSFHIEVDGGGGDFHMVMPYSMVEPIRELLDAGVQSDKMETDVRWSSALREEIMDVPVNFRVDLLEKEISLRDLMELQPGDIIPIDMPEHAVMFVEELPTYRVKMGRSGEKLAVQVSEKIRRPDVVKTDIAFLGKDVLSELERDDGEIED
- the fliN gene encoding flagellar motor switch protein FliN, encoding MEPSDDQKLADEWAAALGEDPSAPSIDVDEVMAAQLDELQDTSSPISEDERRKLDTILDIPVTISMEVGRSQISIRNLLQLNQGSVVELERLAGESLDVLVNGTLIAHGEVVVVNDKFGIRLTDVISQTERIKKLR
- the fliO gene encoding flagellar biosynthetic protein FliO yields the protein MKPNLLWLLMLSPTAMAAPSAPSSQLDWATTFGSLLFVIALILFLAWVLKRMRVPSMTNQKGLSVVRQIAVGTRERVAIIQAGEEQFLVGITPQSIQLIAKLEKPLSQEELAASPFANQLTQLMKKNDKN
- the fliP gene encoding flagellar type III secretion system pore protein FliP (The bacterial flagellar biogenesis protein FliP forms a type III secretion system (T3SS)-type pore required for flagellar assembly.), with the translated sequence MVSMMSAFASATQELETPINSAAPSSSVTVSAMEREQGAAKTISTGTITGGGGGIPAFTVTTNTDGTEDYSVNLQILALMTMLGFLPAMVILMTSFTRIVVVMSILRQAMGLQQTPSNQVIIGIAMFLTFFIMSPVINKVNETAVQPYINEQISAREAFDLAQIPMRDFMLKQTRVKDLETFVNISGSTATSPEEVSMAVLIPAFITSELKTAFQIGFMLFLPFLIIDLVVASVLMAMGMMMLSPMIVSLPFKLMLFVLVDGWNLILSTLAGSFAL
- the fliQ gene encoding flagellar biosynthesis protein FliQ, whose amino-acid sequence is MTPEMFVELFRDALWMVLIMVCAIVIPSLLIGLVVAIFQAATSINEQTLSFLPRLVVTLLALMFFGHMMTQMMTEYFYSIIERLPQVLY
- the fliR gene encoding flagellar biosynthetic protein FliR, giving the protein MEYPAHIVLEWIANYFWPYTRIAAMLMVMSVTGARFVPNRVRLYLGLAITLAVMPAIPKVPESIELLSFEGFMVLFEQIVIGVAMGTVTQFMIQIFVILGQILGMQSSLGFASMVDPANGQNTPLLGQLFMFLATMFFLATDGHLKMLMLVVMSFKSLPIGVGSLTAVDFRELALWLGTMFQFALSMSLSGIIALLTINLSFGVMTRAAPQLNIFSLGFAFALIVGLLLCWYILGGLFTHYELIWLEGEQQICRFIRLDC
- the flhB gene encoding flagellar biosynthesis protein FlhB; amino-acid sequence: MAESDGQERTEDATPRRLQQAREKGQVARSKELASVSVLVVGSIALMWFGEGLAYALYRIMQRLFDLSREEVFDQTKLFDIALGSMGALILPLLLILLVLFIAALVGAAGVGGVSFSTEAAMPKLSKMNPLSGLKRMVGMQSWVELIKSILKVTLVSGMAFYLINAAKEDLFQLSLDVYPQNIFHALDILLNFILLISCSLLIVVAIDIPFQIWQHANQLKMTKQEVKDEYKETEGKPEVKGRIRMLQREAAQRRMMAEVPQADVIITNPEHFSVALRYDQSKDRAPVVVAKGVDHMAMKIREVAREHNIYIVPAPPLARSLYHSTELEQEIPDGLFTAVAQVLAYVFQLKQYRRKGGQRPNLKASELPIPPDLRQ
- the smrB gene encoding endonuclease SmrB, producing the protein MSKKDIDADDDFALFRDAVQGVKKLPQDTIVQQPKKNTKQKEIKRSARESSDAEFYFSDEFVPLLSEEGPTRYARDDVSTYEVKRLRRGVYVPDVFLDMHGMTQQEAKRELGAMIAYCIKNEVHCACVQHGIGKHILKQKAPLWLAQHPDVMAFHQAPLEFGGDGALLVLLSIPEK
- the prmB gene encoding 50S ribosomal protein L3 N(5)-glutamine methyltransferase; amino-acid sequence: MDKIFVEEAVSELHTLQDMIRWTVSRFNAANLFYGHGTDNAWDEAVQLILPTLYLPIDVPPHVLNSRLTTSERMRIVERVVKRINERTPTAYLTNKAWFCGLEFFVDERVLVPRSPIGELIQAEFQPWLVEEPVRIMDLCTGSGCIAIACAHAFPDAEVDAIDISTDALQVAEQNIQDHGMEQQVFPIRSDLFRDLEKEKYNIIVTNPPYVDAEDMNSLPEEFTHEPELGLAAGTDGLKLVRRILANAPDYLTEQGILVCEVGNSMVHMMEQYPHIPFTWLEFENGGHGVFMLTRDQLVECAEDFKLYID
- the aroC gene encoding chorismate synthase, with the protein product MAGNSIGQHFRVTTFGESHGIALGCIVDGCPPGLEISEEMIQVDLDRRRPGTSRYTTARREPDQVKILSGVFEGKTTGTSIGLLIENTDQRSKDYSDIKDKFRPGHADYTYHQKYGVRDYRGGGRSSARETAMRVAAGAIAKQYLKQEFGVEIRAYLSQMGDVAIEKVDWNEIENNPFFSPDVDKVEAFDQLIRDLKKQGDSIGAKIQVVATNVPVGLGEPVFDRLDADIAHALMSINAVKGVEIGDGFDVVSQKGSEHRDTLSPQGFGSNHAGGILGGISTGQDIVANIALKPTSSITVPGETIDRQGQPTELITKGRHDPCVGIRAVPIAEAMLAIVVMDHLLRHRGQNHGVTTETPRI
- a CDS encoding trimeric intracellular cation channel family protein; translation: MLLSVLYIIGITAEAMTGALSAGRRKMDWFGVMLVASATAIGGGTVRDILLGHYPLGWVKNPEFLAITCIAGVLTTGLAKWVIKLKGLFIRLDALGLIVFSIIGTKVAMGMGLHPGICMVSALVTGVFGGLLRDLICRQTPLVLHEELYASVALVASGLYLLLLEFGIDDVTATITTLVVGYLLRMAAVRFKWRLPSFHLESEEPLH
- a CDS encoding elongation factor P hydroxylase; protein product: MTHDYQDLIKIFNDTFYTSFNTKLELGGDEPIYLPADEQFDYHRIIFARGFYASALHEIAHWCVAGPERRLLEDFGYWYEPDGRTAQVQAEFEKVEIRPQAYEWILALSAGFPFNVSCDNLNGDFEPDRLAFMGKVHAEVLSILEQGIPPRVKMLSEAMRSFYQVAPLTAEMFQVK